One genomic segment of Profundibacter amoris includes these proteins:
- a CDS encoding tetratricopeptide repeat protein, translating to MPVKPNTPFAALALGFAAVFSGHSAMAEPSAGDYLAARHASYMSDYKAGSEYYTKALLSDPSNPVLLENALVSFVGLGDFGRAIPVARKMESDGIVSQISRMVLVVALAKAEDYDTLLAKLDKGETVGPLVDGLIGAWAEIAKGNKPAAMAGFDEVAQGKGMRSFGLYHKALALASIGDFDEAEKIFAGDASGPVRITIGGVLAHVEILSQLGRNADGLEILSKVFGDEPDPRVAQLRDALKAGDKVPFSLAHNANEGMAEVFFSVASALKGETDDGYTLIYSRMAEQLNPNHIDAILLSAGMLEKLERYDLATDTYNRVPRDDPSFFAAEQGRAAAMRKAGKEEAALEVLQQLAKSHGNLPSVHSALGDAYRQQKRYKEAAEAYDRAVGLSGKPTPDDWFLYYARGISRERIEDWDKAEADFRLALELNPNQPQVLNYLGYSLLEHNIKLDEALKMIQRAVLAQPNDGYITDSLGWALFRLGRYDDAMKYMQRAAELTPVDPIVTDHLGDALWAVGRKLEARFQWRRALSYEPEPKEVTRIRRKLEIGLDAVLEEEGADPIPVAANGD from the coding sequence GTGCCCGTTAAACCAAACACCCCATTCGCCGCCCTTGCATTGGGCTTTGCCGCTGTATTCTCGGGGCATTCCGCTATGGCCGAACCATCGGCTGGTGATTACCTGGCCGCGCGCCATGCCAGCTATATGAGCGATTACAAGGCGGGGTCGGAATATTACACCAAGGCATTGCTAAGTGATCCCTCGAATCCGGTTTTGCTGGAAAATGCGCTGGTGTCCTTTGTTGGTCTTGGGGATTTTGGCCGCGCCATTCCGGTTGCCCGCAAGATGGAATCTGACGGCATTGTCAGCCAGATTTCGCGGATGGTTCTGGTGGTTGCCTTGGCCAAGGCCGAAGACTATGACACCTTGCTTGCCAAACTGGACAAAGGCGAAACCGTTGGCCCGCTGGTTGACGGTTTGATCGGGGCATGGGCCGAGATCGCCAAGGGCAACAAACCGGCTGCGATGGCCGGTTTTGACGAGGTTGCCCAAGGCAAAGGGATGCGCAGTTTCGGGCTGTATCACAAGGCTTTGGCGCTGGCCTCGATCGGCGACTTTGACGAGGCCGAGAAGATATTTGCAGGGGACGCAAGCGGCCCCGTGCGCATTACCATTGGCGGCGTGTTGGCGCATGTCGAAATTCTAAGCCAGCTTGGGCGCAATGCAGACGGGCTGGAAATTCTGTCCAAGGTTTTCGGAGACGAGCCGGACCCGCGCGTTGCACAATTACGGGACGCCCTGAAAGCCGGGGACAAGGTGCCGTTTTCTCTGGCGCATAATGCCAATGAAGGCATGGCCGAGGTTTTCTTCTCGGTGGCATCGGCGCTGAAAGGCGAAACCGATGATGGCTATACGCTGATTTACAGCCGCATGGCCGAACAGTTGAACCCGAACCACATAGACGCCATTCTGCTAAGCGCCGGTATGCTGGAAAAGCTGGAGCGTTACGATCTGGCGACCGATACCTATAACCGTGTGCCGCGCGATGACCCGTCCTTTTTTGCTGCTGAACAGGGGCGCGCAGCGGCCATGCGTAAGGCAGGCAAGGAAGAAGCCGCGCTTGAGGTTTTGCAGCAGCTGGCCAAAAGTCACGGCAACCTGCCGTCGGTCCATTCCGCGCTGGGCGACGCTTACCGCCAGCAAAAACGCTATAAAGAAGCTGCCGAGGCCTATGACCGCGCCGTTGGCCTATCGGGCAAGCCGACGCCGGATGACTGGTTCTTGTATTACGCTCGTGGCATCAGTCGCGAGAGGATTGAAGACTGGGACAAGGCCGAGGCCGATTTCCGTCTGGCGCTGGAGTTGAACCCGAACCAGCCGCAGGTGCTGAACTATCTGGGCTATTCGCTGCTGGAACATAATATCAAACTGGACGAGGCGCTGAAGATGATCCAGCGCGCGGTTCTGGCCCAGCCAAATGACGGCTATATCACGGATTCTCTGGGATGGGCGCTGTTCCGGCTGGGGAGATATGACGATGCGATGAAATATATGCAGCGCGCAGCAGAACTGACGCCGGTTGACCCGATTGTCACCGACCATCTGGGCGATGCGCTCTGGGCCGTCGGTCGCAAGCTTGAGGCACGGTTCCAGTGGCGTCGCGCGCTGTCTTACGAGCCGGAGCCCAAAGAGGTGACCCGCATCCGGCGCAAGCTGGAGATCGGGCTGGACGCGGTGCTGGAAGAAGAGGGCGCAGACCCGATTCCGGTTGCGGCCAATGGCGATTAG
- a CDS encoding 4-(cytidine 5'-diphospho)-2-C-methyl-D-erythritol kinase, producing MAIRVFAPAKVNLTLHVTGQRADGYHLLDSLVVFADVGDVVTAVDGAGLTLDVTGPEAGDVPSGESNSILQAARFLGVDDVAFSLEKHLPTAAGIGGGTADASATLQAVAQLRGVDIPADVLPLGADVPVCLRGCATRMSGIGEELADVDGLPDIWAVLVNPRVGVSTPEVFKRLQSKDNRPMPDEIPAFETVRDLAGWLAEQRNDLEAAAIEVQPKVAEVLSVLQQAVGQLLTRMSGSGATCFAIFSDEKSAKGAAQEISTQHPDWWVRNTRLGGKNL from the coding sequence ATGGCGATTAGGGTTTTCGCCCCGGCCAAGGTTAATCTGACGCTACATGTGACGGGCCAGCGGGCGGACGGGTATCATTTGCTCGACAGTCTGGTGGTGTTTGCAGATGTCGGCGATGTGGTGACGGCGGTGGATGGCGCGGGCCTGACGCTGGACGTTACCGGGCCCGAGGCTGGCGATGTGCCCTCGGGGGAAAGCAATTCCATTTTACAAGCCGCACGGTTTTTGGGCGTGGATGATGTGGCCTTTTCACTGGAAAAACATCTGCCGACAGCCGCTGGAATTGGTGGCGGCACAGCAGATGCGTCGGCGACCTTGCAGGCGGTTGCACAGTTGCGCGGCGTGGATATACCTGCGGATGTGTTGCCGTTGGGGGCCGATGTGCCGGTGTGCCTGCGGGGCTGTGCCACGCGTATGTCGGGGATTGGCGAGGAATTGGCGGATGTGGACGGCTTGCCGGACATCTGGGCGGTTCTGGTCAATCCGCGTGTCGGGGTTTCAACGCCCGAAGTTTTCAAACGCTTGCAGTCTAAGGACAATAGGCCGATGCCGGATGAGATTCCGGCGTTCGAAACAGTGCGGGATCTGGCTGGCTGGTTGGCAGAGCAACGTAATGATCTGGAGGCGGCGGCGATAGAGGTTCAGCCCAAGGTGGCCGAGGTGCTGTCGGTGTTGCAGCAGGCTGTGGGGCAGTTATTGACCCGTATGTCGGGATCGGGGGCAACCTGTTTTGCCATTTTCAGCGACGAGAAAAGCGCAAAAGGCGCGGCACAGGAAATTTCCACGCAACACCCTGACTGGTGGGTTCGAAACACACGGCTGGGCGGAAAAAATCTTTGA
- a CDS encoding polyprenyl synthetase family protein, with protein MAQVNDLIRTRMASKHAPRIPEVTAHLVEAGGKRLRPMLTLAAAKLCGYDGPYHIHLAATVEFIHTATLLHDDVVDESNQRRGRPTANLLWDNKSSVLVGDYLFSRSFQLMVETGSLTVLDILANASATIAEGEVLQLTAAQDLATSEAVYLQVVRGKTAALFSAACEVGGVIAGADETVTKALYAYGDALGISFQIVDDLLDFAGTEAIGKNIGDDFRERKLTLPLIKAIAKADDEERAFWVRTIEKGKQQEGDLEFALELLHKHGALDDTRDVALEWAEKAKAALEALPDDPVRDMLRDIADYVVARVN; from the coding sequence ATGGCACAGGTGAACGATCTGATCCGAACCCGCATGGCGTCAAAGCACGCGCCGCGCATCCCCGAAGTCACCGCCCATCTGGTCGAGGCCGGCGGCAAGCGCCTGCGCCCGATGCTGACACTGGCGGCGGCGAAACTGTGTGGCTATGATGGCCCCTATCACATCCATCTGGCGGCCACGGTCGAATTCATCCACACGGCCACCCTGCTGCACGATGATGTGGTGGACGAAAGCAACCAGCGGCGCGGGCGGCCCACGGCGAACCTGTTGTGGGACAACAAATCCAGCGTGCTGGTGGGCGATTACCTGTTTTCGCGCAGTTTCCAGCTGATGGTGGAAACCGGATCACTGACGGTTCTGGACATTCTGGCCAACGCTTCGGCCACCATTGCCGAAGGCGAGGTGCTACAACTGACGGCCGCACAGGATCTGGCCACATCCGAGGCTGTTTACCTGCAAGTGGTGCGCGGCAAAACGGCGGCACTGTTTTCGGCGGCCTGCGAGGTGGGCGGCGTGATTGCGGGGGCGGATGAAACCGTGACCAAGGCGCTGTATGCTTATGGCGATGCGCTGGGGATCAGTTTCCAGATTGTCGATGACCTGCTGGATTTCGCGGGCACCGAGGCGATTGGCAAAAACATCGGCGACGATTTCCGCGAACGCAAACTGACGCTGCCGCTGATCAAGGCGATTGCCAAGGCAGACGACGAGGAACGGGCCTTCTGGGTGCGCACGATTGAAAAGGGCAAGCAGCAAGAGGGCGATCTGGAATTCGCACTGGAGCTGTTGCACAAACACGGGGCACTGGACGACACCCGTGATGTGGCGCTGGAATGGGCCGAAAAGGCCAAGGCGGCGCTTGAGGCACTACCGGATGATCCGGTCCGCGACATGCTGCGTGACATTGCAGATTATGTGGTTGCGCGCGTAAATTAG
- a CDS encoding putative signal transducing protein, whose product MKELLRTNDITAIAFAKALLDGEGIDCFEMDVNMSVLEGGIGILPRRLMVRQADLFQARAIMRDNGIEYEGRG is encoded by the coding sequence ATGAAAGAACTTTTGCGCACCAATGACATCACCGCCATTGCCTTTGCCAAGGCTCTTCTTGATGGCGAGGGTATAGACTGCTTTGAAATGGACGTAAATATGAGCGTGCTGGAAGGGGGCATTGGCATATTGCCGCGCCGCCTGATGGTGCGGCAGGCCGACCTGTTTCAGGCGCGGGCGATCATGCGGGATAACGGGATCGAATACGAGGGGCGCGGTTGA
- a CDS encoding tRNA1(Val) (adenine(37)-N6)-methyltransferase — MGFAESDLTHDRFLDGKLRVWQPKAGYRAGVDPVLLAATVPAQAGDSVLELGCGVGVANLCLSARVFGLDLTGIEVQPDYAELAQRNADENGHDMTVHCADLRALPESVLQRNFDHVIANPPYYLRDRGTAAMDAGRETALGEATPLADWIDAATRRLKPKGHLTVIQDAERLPALLSALDDRLGNVRVLPLAPRVGRSAHLVILQARKSGRAAFRLLAPVVMHEGVAHDGDRESYSAEIRAVLRDGAALALQSR, encoded by the coding sequence ATGGGGTTTGCTGAATCCGACCTGACCCATGACCGGTTTCTGGACGGAAAGTTGCGCGTCTGGCAGCCCAAGGCAGGCTATCGTGCAGGCGTTGATCCGGTGCTGCTGGCGGCCACGGTTCCGGCACAGGCCGGTGACAGCGTGCTGGAACTGGGCTGTGGTGTGGGGGTGGCCAACCTGTGCCTGTCGGCGCGGGTTTTTGGGCTGGATTTGACAGGGATCGAGGTGCAGCCGGACTATGCCGAACTGGCACAACGTAATGCGGATGAAAACGGGCATGATATGACGGTGCATTGCGCCGACCTGCGCGCCCTGCCGGAATCCGTTTTGCAACGTAATTTTGACCACGTTATCGCCAACCCACCCTATTACCTGCGCGATCGCGGCACGGCGGCCATGGATGCGGGCCGCGAAACCGCGCTGGGCGAGGCAACTCCGCTCGCCGACTGGATCGACGCGGCAACACGCCGGTTGAAACCCAAAGGCCATCTGACCGTCATTCAGGACGCCGAACGCTTGCCCGCACTGCTAAGTGCGCTGGATGACCGGCTGGGCAATGTTCGCGTTTTGCCACTGGCCCCGCGCGTGGGGCGCTCTGCGCATCTGGTGATTTTGCAAGCCAGAAAAAGCGGACGCGCGGCGTTCCGGTTGCTGGCGCCTGTGGTGATGCACGAAGGGGTGGCGCATGACGGGGATCGCGAAAGCTACAGCGCCGAAATTCGCGCTGTATTGCGTGATGGGGCCGCTTTGGCGCTTCAGTCGCGTTAA
- a CDS encoding YdcH family protein — MTMSSHLNELRKKHQNLSEMVEQEQRNPGTDDLYIVDLKKQKLRLKEEISRLTS; from the coding sequence ATGACCATGAGTTCACACCTAAACGAACTCCGCAAAAAACACCAAAATCTCTCGGAAATGGTTGAGCAGGAACAGCGCAACCCGGGCACCGACGACCTGTATATCGTCGATCTCAAGAAACAGAAACTGCGACTTAAGGAAGAGATTTCGCGTCTCACCTCGTAG
- the yddG gene encoding aromatic amino acid exporter YddG: MTRTPATQIGFIAVLLWSLLALLTVGTAPVPPFQLTAICFAIGGTIGLIWSAASGGLTRLHRINWRVYAFGTAGLFGYHFLYFSALRLAPAAEAGLIAYLWPLLIVLFSGLLPGEHLHRNHIIGGVISFAGAALIVLKGGAGFQAEAFTGYGLALLCALTWAGYSVLSRRLGDIPTDSVAIFCLLTAALSTLAHLALETTIWPTTTLGWGAIIALGVGPVGLAFYVWDIGVKQGNIQLLGVASYAAPLLSTLVLVGAGIAKPTWALLLAALLITFGAALAARAKAAVSDSPATR; the protein is encoded by the coding sequence TTGACCCGCACCCCCGCCACACAAATCGGTTTCATTGCAGTGCTGCTGTGGTCCCTGTTGGCGTTGCTGACCGTGGGCACAGCCCCTGTGCCCCCGTTTCAACTGACCGCGATTTGCTTCGCCATTGGCGGCACAATCGGGTTGATCTGGAGTGCGGCCTCGGGCGGGTTGACCCGCCTGCACCGGATCAACTGGCGCGTTTACGCTTTTGGCACGGCAGGGCTGTTTGGCTATCATTTCCTGTATTTTTCCGCCCTGCGCCTTGCCCCCGCCGCCGAAGCCGGTCTGATCGCCTATCTATGGCCGCTACTGATCGTGCTGTTTTCCGGCCTGTTGCCGGGGGAGCACTTGCACAGGAACCACATTATAGGGGGGGTTATCAGCTTTGCAGGTGCGGCGTTGATCGTTCTAAAGGGTGGCGCAGGGTTTCAGGCGGAAGCATTCACCGGCTACGGGCTGGCTTTGCTCTGCGCACTGACATGGGCGGGATATTCGGTGCTATCGCGTCGGCTGGGCGACATCCCGACCGATAGCGTTGCCATTTTCTGTCTGCTGACCGCGGCCCTGTCCACGCTGGCCCATCTGGCGCTGGAAACCACCATCTGGCCCACCACCACGTTAGGCTGGGGTGCAATCATCGCCCTTGGCGTCGGCCCTGTCGGGCTGGCATTTTACGTCTGGGACATCGGTGTCAAGCAGGGCAACATCCAACTGCTGGGCGTCGCATCCTATGCGGCCCCGTTGCTTTCAACGCTGGTTCTGGTGGGTGCGGGAATAGCAAAACCCACTTGGGCGCTGTTATTGGCAGCCCTTTTGATCACTTTCGGTGCAGCCTTGGCGGCACGCGCCAAAGCCGCCGTGTCAGACAGTCCTGCTACGAGGTGA
- the gcvA gene encoding transcriptional regulator GcvA gives MSTRLPPLTALRAFEAAARHMSFAAAANELNVTPAALSFQIKSLEDHLGQPVFRRLNRAVELTKAGRLLAPATSEGFATLNAAWQNVQRLTDSQTLTITAGPAFTAKWLAPRMFDFAQAHPDIELRFSATLRLIDFDRDEVDVAIRFGEGPDIGLYSQDIIHEWMTPMMSPEMAKVIRTPEDLRNATLLHQDDFKFIKQSSNWNTWFHEQGLGPPPEGGPRFSQSDHANDAAIAGTGVVLGRYSLTERALRDNQLVAPFPLAIAVTARYRIVCPEGVENRPHIKAFIDWVLKEAAAMHKCREPRRFVDQKDIRF, from the coding sequence ATGAGCACCCGCCTGCCCCCACTCACCGCCCTTCGCGCCTTCGAGGCCGCAGCCCGTCATATGAGTTTTGCCGCAGCGGCCAACGAATTGAACGTCACTCCTGCTGCGCTGAGTTTTCAGATCAAATCACTGGAAGACCACCTTGGCCAACCCGTATTCCGACGGCTGAACCGGGCTGTCGAGCTGACCAAAGCAGGCCGCCTGCTGGCCCCCGCCACCAGCGAAGGCTTTGCCACGCTGAATGCCGCATGGCAAAACGTGCAACGTCTGACAGATTCGCAAACCCTGACCATCACCGCCGGTCCCGCATTTACCGCCAAATGGCTGGCCCCGCGTATGTTCGATTTTGCGCAGGCCCATCCCGACATCGAGTTGCGCTTTTCCGCCACCCTGCGCCTGATTGATTTTGATCGTGACGAGGTAGATGTGGCGATCCGGTTTGGCGAAGGGCCGGATATCGGGCTGTATAGTCAGGACATTATCCATGAATGGATGACACCGATGATGTCGCCCGAAATGGCCAAGGTCATTCGCACGCCCGAAGATTTGCGCAATGCAACCCTGCTGCATCAGGACGACTTCAAATTCATCAAACAATCGTCGAACTGGAACACATGGTTTCATGAGCAAGGACTTGGACCGCCCCCCGAAGGCGGCCCGCGCTTCTCGCAATCCGACCATGCCAATGACGCCGCTATCGCCGGAACCGGCGTGGTGCTAGGGCGTTATTCACTGACTGAACGGGCGTTACGGGATAACCAGTTGGTCGCGCCCTTCCCGCTGGCTATCGCTGTGACTGCGCGTTACCGTATCGTTTGCCCCGAAGGGGTCGAGAACCGGCCACATATCAAAGCCTTTATCGACTGGGTTTTGAAAGAAGCCGCCGCCATGCATAAATGCCGCGAACCCCGCCGGTTTGTTGATCAAAAGGATATCAGGTTTTGA
- the phbB gene encoding beta-ketoacyl-ACP reductase: MTRVALVTGGTRGIGAAISIALQDAGYKVAATYAGNDDAAAAFTKDTGIATYKWSVADYDACVAGIAQVESDLGPVEILVNNAGITRDGMFHKMTREQWQEVMDTNLNGVFNMTHPVWNGMRERKFGRVINISSINGQKGQMGQANYSAAKAGDIGFTKALAQEGAFKGITVNTICPGYIGTEMVMAVPEKVRDSIIAQIPVGRLGEADEIARCVTFLASDDSGFITGSTLTANGGQYLT; this comes from the coding sequence ATGACCAGAGTTGCCCTTGTCACTGGCGGCACGCGCGGAATTGGCGCTGCCATTTCCATTGCTTTGCAGGACGCCGGATACAAAGTCGCGGCCACATACGCCGGCAATGACGATGCCGCCGCGGCCTTCACCAAGGACACCGGAATAGCCACCTACAAATGGTCGGTGGCCGATTACGACGCGTGTGTTGCAGGCATCGCACAGGTCGAATCCGATCTGGGCCCGGTGGAAATTCTGGTCAACAATGCGGGCATCACCCGCGACGGCATGTTCCACAAAATGACCCGCGAGCAATGGCAAGAGGTGATGGACACCAACCTGAACGGCGTGTTCAACATGACCCATCCGGTCTGGAATGGTATGCGCGAGCGCAAATTCGGCCGCGTCATCAACATCAGTTCGATCAACGGCCAAAAAGGGCAAATGGGGCAAGCAAATTATTCCGCCGCCAAAGCGGGGGATATCGGTTTCACTAAGGCATTAGCGCAGGAAGGCGCGTTCAAAGGCATCACCGTGAACACCATTTGCCCGGGCTATATCGGCACCGAAATGGTGATGGCCGTGCCGGAAAAGGTGCGTGACAGCATCATCGCGCAAATCCCGGTGGGCCGCTTGGGCGAAGCCGATGAAATCGCCCGTTGTGTCACCTTTCTGGCCTCGGATGACTCCGGTTTCATCACAGGTTCAACCCTGACAGCCAACGGTGGGCAATACCTGACCTAA
- a CDS encoding acetyl-CoA C-acetyltransferase, translated as MTNIVIASAGRTAVGSFLGSFANTPAHDLGAAVLEGIVERAGIEKGEVSETILGQVLTAGQGQNPARQAHINAGLPIESAAWGINQVCGSGLRAVALAAQHIQLGDADIVAAGGQENMSLSPHVANLRKGQKMGDMQYIDSMIRDGLWDAFNGYHMGQTAENVANQWQISREMQDEFAVASQNKAEAAQKAGRFVDEIIPFTVKTRKGETVVDSDEYIRHGATMEAMQKLRPAFVRENGSVTAANASGINDGAAAVLLMSADNAEKRGITPMARIASYATVGLDPSIMGVGPIGASRKALEIAGWKPEDLDLVEANEAFAAQACAVNKDMGWDPEIVNVNGGAIAIGHPIGASGCRILNTLLFEMVRRDAKKGLATLCIGGGMGVALCVERG; from the coding sequence ATGACAAATATCGTAATCGCATCCGCCGGCCGAACTGCTGTAGGCAGCTTCCTTGGATCCTTCGCCAACACGCCCGCACATGATCTGGGCGCTGCTGTTCTGGAAGGCATTGTCGAACGCGCAGGTATTGAAAAAGGCGAGGTTTCGGAAACCATCCTCGGGCAGGTTCTGACCGCCGGTCAGGGGCAAAACCCCGCCCGTCAGGCCCACATAAACGCCGGTCTGCCGATCGAATCCGCCGCTTGGGGCATCAATCAGGTCTGTGGCTCGGGCCTGCGGGCGGTTGCGCTGGCCGCACAGCATATCCAGTTGGGCGATGCCGATATTGTGGCCGCAGGCGGTCAGGAAAACATGTCGCTTTCCCCCCATGTCGCCAACCTGCGCAAAGGTCAGAAAATGGGCGACATGCAATATATCGACAGCATGATCCGCGACGGGCTTTGGGATGCTTTCAACGGTTATCACATGGGCCAGACTGCCGAAAATGTCGCCAACCAGTGGCAGATCAGCCGCGAAATGCAGGATGAATTCGCCGTCGCCAGTCAGAACAAGGCTGAAGCGGCGCAAAAGGCTGGGCGATTCGTTGATGAAATCATCCCTTTCACCGTGAAAACCCGCAAAGGCGAAACCGTGGTTGATTCGGATGAATACATCCGCCACGGCGCCACAATGGAAGCGATGCAAAAACTCCGCCCCGCCTTTGTACGCGAAAACGGCAGCGTCACAGCCGCCAACGCCAGCGGCATCAACGATGGCGCAGCCGCCGTTTTGCTGATGTCCGCCGACAACGCCGAAAAACGCGGCATCACCCCGATGGCCCGCATCGCCTCTTACGCGACGGTCGGCCTTGACCCGTCGATCATGGGCGTTGGCCCAATTGGCGCCAGCCGCAAAGCCCTTGAAATTGCAGGCTGGAAACCCGAGGACCTTGATCTGGTCGAGGCAAACGAAGCCTTTGCCGCACAGGCCTGCGCCGTCAACAAGGACATGGGCTGGGACCCCGAAATCGTTAACGTCAACGGCGGGGCGATTGCCATAGGCCACCCGATCGGCGCCTCGGGCTGCCGCATCCTGAACACCCTGCTGTTTGAAATGGTCCGCCGCGACGCCAAGAAAGGTTTGGCAACTTTGTGCATCGGCGGCGGAATGGGTGTTGCGCTCTGCGTCGAACGCGGGTAA
- a CDS encoding EAL domain-containing protein — MRPKTIPTKPDPTPLMDNPLDFAIRERDRDTMQMVRDALQRKQVMLAYQPVVRADTPNPPAFYEGLIRVLDDTGRIIPARDFIEVVETDEMGRVLDCHALELGLEALAQEPTLRLSINMSARSIGYPRWMQILNYGISQDETIAERLILEITESSAMLMPDIVTAFMRDLQALGISFALDDFGAGFTAFRFLKNFYFDIVKIDGQFIRNIQDDTDNQVLTQALVSIAEQFEMFTVAECVETAEDAEFLRKIGVDCLQGYHFGAPTITPPWHIADQERRA, encoded by the coding sequence ATGCGACCAAAGACAATTCCGACAAAACCTGACCCAACCCCACTTATGGATAACCCCTTGGATTTTGCCATCCGTGAACGTGACAGGGATACAATGCAAATGGTCCGTGACGCGTTGCAACGCAAACAGGTGATGCTGGCCTATCAACCTGTTGTCCGCGCCGACACCCCCAATCCCCCCGCTTTTTACGAGGGGTTGATCCGTGTGCTGGACGACACCGGCCGCATCATTCCCGCACGTGACTTTATTGAAGTGGTGGAAACGGATGAAATGGGGCGGGTACTGGATTGCCACGCATTGGAACTGGGGCTTGAGGCTCTGGCACAAGAACCCACATTACGCCTGTCAATAAACATGTCCGCCCGTTCAATCGGCTATCCAAGGTGGATGCAAATTTTGAATTATGGAATCTCTCAGGATGAAACCATCGCGGAACGGCTTATTCTGGAAATAACCGAATCCTCGGCCATGCTGATGCCGGATATCGTCACAGCCTTTATGCGCGATCTGCAAGCATTGGGTATTTCATTTGCATTGGATGATTTTGGCGCGGGATTTACGGCCTTTCGATTCCTCAAGAATTTCTACTTTGATATCGTCAAAATTGATGGCCAGTTCATCCGCAACATTCAGGATGATACGGACAATCAGGTACTGACACAGGCACTGGTTTCGATTGCGGAACAGTTCGAAATGTTCACCGTCGCTGAATGTGTCGAAACCGCGGAAGATGCCGAATTTCTTCGTAAAATCGGTGTTGATTGCCTGCAAGGGTACCACTTTGGGGCCCCGACGATAACACCGCCATGGCATATCGCGGATCAGGAAAGGCGCGCATAA
- a CDS encoding DNA-3-methyladenine glycosylase I: MENRCAWVGNEPIYISYHDEEWGVPEYDSRALWEKLILDGFQAGLSWITILKKRDNFRAAFAGFDPDVIAGWGETEVERLLQDAGIVRHRGKIEATIGNARAWQVIEAREGFDTFLWNYVDGKPLRNRFKTMAEVPAQTPLSVQISKDLKKAGFRFCGPTIVYAFMQAVGLVNDHEVGCECHDRVAKLAR; encoded by the coding sequence ATGGAAAACAGATGCGCATGGGTCGGGAATGAGCCGATTTATATTTCCTATCATGACGAGGAATGGGGCGTTCCCGAGTATGACAGCCGTGCTTTGTGGGAGAAGCTGATTCTGGACGGGTTTCAGGCCGGACTTAGCTGGATCACCATTCTGAAGAAGCGCGATAATTTCCGGGCGGCGTTTGCGGGGTTCGATCCGGATGTCATTGCCGGGTGGGGCGAAACCGAGGTTGAACGCCTGCTACAGGATGCGGGCATTGTCCGCCATCGCGGCAAGATCGAAGCAACGATCGGCAATGCCAGGGCGTGGCAGGTGATCGAGGCCCGCGAGGGGTTTGATACGTTCCTGTGGAATTATGTGGATGGCAAGCCGCTGCGGAACCGGTTCAAAACCATGGCCGAGGTTCCGGCGCAAACGCCCCTGTCAGTGCAGATATCAAAGGATTTGAAAAAGGCGGGATTCCGGTTTTGCGGCCCGACAATCGTCTACGCCTTTATGCAGGCCGTGGGTCTGGTGAACGACCATGAAGTCGGATGCGAATGCCACGACAGGGTGGCAAAACTGGCGCGTTAG
- a CDS encoding TlpA disulfide reductase family protein: MQLRSAILYAAIAAGAIYAVSNIEAVKDALGLKSAPQEVTQSTGLSGPHPLAEGLMLKLSFHETAKPAVNTPFTDADGNEHTLAEYKGKYVLVNIWATWCPPCRQEMPSLDRLQKQKGGDNFEVVTIATGRNTVPAINKFFETANITSLPVLLDPKQTLARSMNVLGLPVSVILNPEGQEIARLTGGAEWDTDSTFAIIQSLIAP, translated from the coding sequence ATGCAGTTACGTTCAGCAATCCTATATGCGGCAATCGCGGCCGGTGCAATCTATGCGGTCAGCAATATCGAGGCTGTCAAAGACGCATTGGGTCTGAAATCAGCCCCCCAAGAGGTGACCCAAAGCACCGGCCTGAGCGGCCCGCACCCGCTGGCCGAGGGATTGATGCTGAAACTTTCATTCCATGAAACGGCCAAGCCCGCCGTTAACACGCCTTTCACTGACGCGGATGGAAACGAACACACACTGGCCGAATACAAAGGCAAATATGTGCTGGTGAACATCTGGGCCACATGGTGCCCGCCATGCCGTCAGGAAATGCCGTCACTGGACCGGCTACAGAAACAAAAAGGCGGCGACAATTTCGAGGTCGTCACCATTGCCACCGGCCGCAATACCGTGCCTGCGATCAACAAATTCTTTGAAACAGCCAATATCACCAGCCTGCCGGTCCTGCTGGACCCCAAGCAAACTCTGGCCCGAAGCATGAATGTTCTGGGCCTGCCGGTTTCGGTGATCCTGAACCCCGAGGGTCAGGAAATCGCCCGTCTGACCGGCGGCGCGGAATGGGATACCGACAGCACATTCGCCATCATCCAGTCCCTGATTGCACCCTAA